A part of Brassica rapa cultivar Chiifu-401-42 chromosome A05, CAAS_Brap_v3.01, whole genome shotgun sequence genomic DNA contains:
- the LOC103869990 gene encoding uncharacterized protein LOC103869990: protein MSVERSFEAWEEVQRQGLDLADRLAQGFTGLIQISPPSFPWPHHHQKPKPFDLEFPSQHFDAIRDYSFGIINQPINGVAAVLDAGSKIGQAGVDFGSGLNLMVQQFFRRLPIPFVHEDSKLSGKSIRSHRAYVAAERLKETGFSKTDDSVTMSEEEVADSYLRTGGFLGRSKGKIDISSSYDSRTNGMEHSLAARGDIWRLEASSSSSTASDGTSSLFLLQLGPILFLRDSTLLLPLHLSKQHLLWYGYDRKKGMHSLCPAIWSKHRRWLMMSMLCLNPLSCSFMDLQFPNGQLTYVSGEGLTVSTFVPLCGGLLQAQGQYPGDMRFSYSCKNKRGTRITPMVYLPDKSFALEVSQGLAWRRSGLLMKPTLQLSVCPTFGGINPGVKAEVIHSLRDDLNLIYGYALNAHPSAFASVSFGRSKWNGNNGRTGIVVRADTPLAASIGQPSFSVQLNNSFEF, encoded by the exons ATGTCGGTGGAGAGATCTTTCGAAGCTTGGGAAGAGGTTCAACGACAAGGGCTAGATTTAGCCGACCGGCTCGCTCAGGGCTTCACGGGTTTGATTCAGATTAGCCCACCTTCCTTCCCGTGGCCTCACCATCATCAAAAGCCGAAACCTTTCGATCTCGAGTTCCCGAGTCAACATTTCGACGCTATTAGAGATTATAGTTTCGGTATTATTAACCAACCCATCAACGGTGTTGCGGCGGTTCTTGATGCTGGGAGTAAGATAGGTCAAGCTGGTGTTGATTTCGGTTCTGGTTTGAACCTCATGGTCCAGCAGTTCTTTAGGAGGTTACCTATACCGTTTGTGCACGAAGATAGCAAGCTTAGTGGTAAGAGTATAAGGAGCCATAGGGCTTATGTTGCTGCAGAACGGTTGAAAGAGACAGGTTTTTCTAAGACGGATGATTCTGTTACCATGTCTGAAGAGGAAGTTGCAGATTCTTATTTAAGAACAGGTGGTTTCCTTGGAAGATCAAAG GGGAAGATTGATATATCATCAAGTTATGATAGTAGGACAAATGGTATGGAACATTCATTGGCAGCCAGGGGAGACATATGGAGACTTGAAGCCTCGAGTTCGAGTTCTACTGCAAGTGATGGGACTTCCTCTCTTTTTCTTCTCCAGCTTGGACCGATTCTTTTCCTACGAGATTCAACTCTTCTCTTACCGTTGCACTTATCAAAACAACACTTGCTCTGGTATGGATATGACAGGAAG AAAGGTATGCATTCACTTTGCCCAGCTATATGGTCAAAGCATAGAAGATGGCTTATGATGTCAATGCTATGTCTCAACCCTTTGTCTTGC TCCTTTATGGATTTGCAGTTCCCAAACGGGCAACTGACTTATGTATCCGGCGAGGGGTTGACAGTTAGTACCTTTGTGCCTCTCTGTGGAGGTCTTCTTCAAGCACAGGGTCAGTATCCAGGCGATATGAGGTTTAGTTACTCTTGTAAG AACAAACGTGGAACTAGAATCACACCAATGGTATATTTGCCTGACAAATCATTCGCGTTGGAAGTTTCTCAAGGCTTGGCATGGCGTAGATCCGGACTACTAATGAAGCCTACACTTCAACTCAG TGTATGTCCCACGTTTGGTGGAATCAACCCCGGGGTGAAAGCGGAAGTGATACACTCGCTGAGGGATGACTTGAACTTGATATATGGCTACGCACTCAACGCACATCCTTCAGCATTTGCCTCTGTATCT TTTGGTCGGTCGAAATGGAATGGAAACAACGGACGCACGGGGATAGTTGTTAGAGCTGATACTCCTCTTGCAGCAAGTATTGGCCAGCCTTCTTTCTCTGTCCAGCTTAATAACTCTTTTGAGTTCTGA
- the LOC103869991 gene encoding F-box/kelch-repeat protein At4g39560-like — protein MNGRKAGIIATAGQEDENSPGLWSLPDEVAVNCLAQISRFDLAALAIASKIHRSLVSSPELLELRRQKGCTETCFYVCMRVSPDPSRPPRWFILSPHHRLNPIPWNPSQASESSSYVAVDGGIYVLGGLIDGRHRTRDVWFLDCFYHTWTRVPSMKMPRASASANLVDGRIYVSGGCVEEKANPTNWSEVFDIKTQTWGHWYLPKLRFGICQSVVIEEEKKVYAVDEGRRSLYLLPSECLFWRFSKRIDDFIPGTKNDWCAIGKLLFCRGTTCGRILWCEPNELRWKPVKGLEELYDICRLSSNSAGNIVTFWNSHLRQTWLWSAEISLRREQGEIWG, from the coding sequence ATGAATGGAAGAAAGGCGGGAATCATCGCCACCGCCGGCCAAGAAGATGAAAATTCTCCGGGGTTATGGTCGCTGCCAGATGAGGTGGCAGTTAACTGTCTGGCTCAGATCTCGAGATTCGACCTGGCGGCCTTAGCAATCGCCTCAAAGATCCACCGCTCTCTCGTGTCTTCCCCTGAGCTCTTGGAACTGAGACGGCAGAAGGGTTGCACCGAGACGTGTTTCTACGTATGCATGCGCGTCTCTCCCGACCCGAGCCGCCCACCACGTTGGTTCATCCTCAGCCCTCACCATCGCCTGAACCCGATCCCGTGGAACCCCTCCCAGGCCTCGGAATCGTCATCCTACGTGGCGGTGGACGGAGGGATCTACGTTTTGGGTGGACTCATAGACGGCCGCCATCGCACTCGAGATGTCTGGTTTCTGGATTGTTTCTATCACACGTGGACACGCGTCCCGTCCATGAAGATGCCTCGTGCTTCCGCATCAGCGAACCTCGTCGACGGGAGGATATATGTTTCTGGAGGGTGTGTAGAGGAGAAAGCTAATCCCACAAACTGGTCAGAGGTTTTCGATATAAAGACCCAAACTTGGGGTCACTGGTATCTCCCCAAGTTGCGATTCGGTATCTGCCAGAGCGTGGTgatagaggaggagaagaaggttTACGCTGTTGACGAGGGGCGTCGAAGCTTGTACTTGTTGCCGAGTGAGTGTTTGTTTTGGAGGTTCAGCAAAAGAATTGACGACTTTATTCCAGGAACCAAAAACGATTGGTGTGCTATAGGGAAGCTTTTGTTCTGTCGTGGTACTACTTGCGGGAGGATACTGTGGTGTGAGCCTAATGAGTTGCGTTGGAAACCAGTCAAGGGTTTGGAAGAGCTTTATGATATTTGCAGACTCAGCAGCAACTCTGCTGGAAACATTGTCACCTTCTGGAACTCCCATCTTCGTCAGACTTGGCTTTGGTCTGCCGAGATTTCCTTGCGGAGGGAACAAGGCGAGATTTGGGGTTAG
- the LOC103869992 gene encoding trifunctional UDP-glucose 4,6-dehydratase/UDP-4-keto-6-deoxy-D-glucose 3,5-epimerase/UDP-4-keto-L-rhamnose-reductase RHM3 has protein sequence MATYKPKNILITGAAGFIASHVANRLVRTYPDYKIVVLDKLDYCSNLKNLNPSKSSPNFKFVKGDIASADLVNYLLITENIDTIMHFAAQTHVDNSFGNSFEFTKNNIYGTHVLLEACKVTGQIRRFIHVSTDEVYGETDEDASVGNHEASQLLPTNPYSATKAGAEMLVMAYGRSYGLPVITTRGNNVYGPNQFPEKLIPKFILLAMSGKPLPIHGDGSNVRSYLYCEDVAEAFEVVLHKGEVNHVYNIGTTKERRVIDVANDISKLFGINPDSTIQFVENRPFNDQRYFLDDQKLKKLGWAERTTWEEGLKKTMEWYTANPEWWGDVSGALLPHPRMLMMPGDRLCDSGDEHKDADGNQTFTVVTPPKTGGSGDNKTSLKFLIYGKTGWLGGLLGKLCEKQGIAYEYGKGRLEDRASLVADIRRVKPTHVFNAAGLTGRPNVDWCESHKTETIRVNVAGTLTLADVCRENGLLMMNFATGCIFEYDAAHPEGSGIGFKEEDKPNFTGSFYSKTKAMVEELLREFDNVCTLRVRMPISSDLNNPRNFITKISRYNKVVNIPNSMTILDELLPISIEMAKRNLRGIWNFTNPGVVSHNEILEMYKSYIEPGFKWSNFTLEEQAKVIVAPRSNNEMDGAKLSKEFPELLSIKDSLIKYVFEPNKRT, from the exons ATGGCTACATATAAGCCCAAGAACATCCTCATCACCGGAGCGGCGGGATTCATCGCCTCCCACGTGGCAAACAGGCTAGTCCGCACCTACCCCGACTACAAGATCGTGGTCCTCGACAAGCTCGACTACTGCTCCAACCTCAAGAACCTCAACCCTTCCAAATCCTCCCCCAACTTCAAGTTCGTCAAGGGCGACATCGCCAGCGCCGACCTCGTCAACTACCTTCTCATCACCGAGAACATCGACACCATCATGCACTTCGCAGCTCAAACCCATGTTGATAACTCCTTCGGTAACAGCTTTGAGTTCACCAAGAACAATATCTACGGGACCCATGTGCTTTTGGAGGCTTGTAAAGTCACTGGGCAGATCAGGAGGTTTATTCATGTGAGTACTGATGAGGTTTATGGAGAGACTGATGAGGATGCTTCCGTGGGGAATCATGAAGCTTCTCAGTTGCTTCCGACTAATCCATATTCTGCTACTAAGGCGGGTGCTGAGATGCTTGTGATGGCGTATGGGAGATCTTATGGGTTGCCGGTTATTACTACTCGTGGGAATAATGTTTATGGTCCGAATCAGTTTCCTGAGAAGTTGATTCCTAAGTTTATTCTGTTGGCTATGAGTGGGAAGCCGCTTCCGATTCACGGAGATGGGTCTAATGTGAGGAGTTATCTCTACTGTGAAGATGTTGCTGAGGCGTTTGAGGTTGTTTTGCACAAAGGGGAGGTTAACCATGTTTATAATATTGGGACGACGAAAGAGAGGAGAGTGATTGATGTGGCTAATGATATCTCCAAGCTCTTTGGGATTAACCCTGACTCCACCATTCAGTTTGTGGAGAACCGGCCTTTTAATGACCAGAGGTACTTCCTCGATGACCAGAAGCTGAAGAAACTGGGGTGGGCGGAGCGAACCACTTGGGAGGAAGGGTTGAAGAAGACTATGGAGTGGTACACTGCGAACCCTGAGTGGTGGGGAGATGTTTCTGGAGCTCTGCTTCCTCATCCAAGGATGCTGATGATGCCTGGTGATAGACTTTGTGATAGTGGTGACGAGCACAAGGATGCTGATGGTAATCAGACGTTCACGGTGGTTACTCCCCCCAAGACTGGTGGTTCTGGAGACAATAAAACGTCCTTGAAGTTCCTCATCTATGGTAAAACTGGGTGGCTCGGTGGGCTTCTAGGGAAACTCTGTGAGAAGCAAGGGATTGCGTACGAGTATGGGAAAGGGAGACTGGAGGACAGAGCTTCTCTTGTGGCGGATATTCGTAGAGTCAAACCTACTCATGTCTTCAATGCAGCCGGTTTAACGGGTAGACCCAATGTAGACTGGTGTGAGTCTCACAAAACAGAGACCATCCGAGTGAACGTTGCTGGTACTTTGACTCTGGCAGATGTTTGCAGAGAGAATGGTCTGTTGATGATGAACTTTGCCACCGGTTGTATATTTGAGTATGACGCTGCACATCCAGAAGGTTCAGGGATTGGCTTCAAGGAAGAAGACAAACCGAACTTCACCGGTTCCTTCTACTCAAAAACAAAGGCAATG GTGGAAGAGCTTCTAAGAGAATTTGACAACGTCTGCACCTTGAGAGTGCGTATGCCAATCTCATCCGACTTGAACAACCCACGAAACTTCATCACCAAGATCTCTCGTTACAACAAAGTGGTGAACATCCCAAACAGCATGACCATACTAGACGAACTCTTACCAATCTCAATCGAGATGGCGAAGAGGAACCTGAGGGGGATATGGAACTTCACCAATCCAGGAGTGGTGAGCCACAACGAGATACTAGAGATGTACAAGAGTTACATCGAGCCTGGTTTCAAATGGTCCAACTTCACTTTGGAAGAACAGGCTAAAGTCATTGTTGCACCGCGGAGCAACAACGAGATGGATGGTGCCAAGCTCAGCAAGGAGTTTCCAGAGTTGCTTTCCATCAAAGACTCGTTGATCAAATACGTCTTCGAACCCAACAAGAGAACGTAA